One Pseudoliparis swirei isolate HS2019 ecotype Mariana Trench chromosome 4, NWPU_hadal_v1, whole genome shotgun sequence genomic window carries:
- the si:cabz01068815.1 gene encoding solute carrier family 51 subunit beta isoform X2 codes for MFGAWILLFPLLLGARAFMIHNTQSSLCLEESASTGEVLLKNCNLDSESQQWIWTDRGMLMCVMSSRCLSALQKEPVQTLPCRGSEVDATATLWDCDRGRLISGNNSMLLSIDGWRLVLTHDSKLSKWKSLDEGDICQEKLRSRRASDDPKEFEVAEKQTGDEAAMTEEQREYLRWYYRSEDPTIWTFVLLGLAFVCLLIGFLLLGMGAMANKNRKKIAKYKAAAALSQKGEELLVMSPLRDDSSCKPSPSLDRRMTGSNGDVSELKAGDIVVTWKDGNASALYSDPAAEEKKQELDQEEEPEELPAAELEPDVAVKMME; via the exons ATGTTTGGTGCTTGGATCTTATTGTTTCCTCTCCTGTTAG GGGCGAGGGCGTTCATGATCCACAACACCCAGAGCAGCTTGTGTTTGGAGGAATCGGCATCTACAGGCGAAGTCCTGCTGAAGAACTGCAACCTGGACTCCGAGTCCCAGCAGTGGATCTGGACTGATCGGGGCATGCTGATGTGTGTTATGTCATCCAGATGTCTGTCAGCCCTGCAAAAAGAGCCTGTTCAGACTCTGCCCTGCAGGGGGTCGGAGGTAGATGCGACGGCGACATTGTGGGACTGTGACAGGGGCCGGCTGATCAGCGGGAACAATTCTATGCTGCTGTCAATAGATGGCTGGCGTCTGGTTCTCACCCATGACAGCAAACTCTCAAAGTGGAAATCTCTGGATGAGGGGGACATCTGCCAGGAAAAGCTCA GATCCAGGAGGGCTTCTGATGATCCAAAAGAGTTTGAGGTTGCAGAGAAGCAGACAGGCGATGAGGCGGCCATGACCGAAGAACAGAGGGAATACCTCCGCTGGTACTATCGCAGTGAGGACC CAACCATATGGACATTTGTGCTGCTGGGACTGGCCTTCGTCTGTCTTCTGATTGGTTTTCTGCTGCTGGGAATGGGAGCCATGGCCAACAA GAACAGAAAGAAGATTGCAAAGTACAAGGCAGCTGCCGCTCTGTCTCAGAAAGGTGAGGAGCTGCTGGTAATGTCACCGCTCAGAGATGACAGCAGCTGCAAACCATCGCCATCACTTGACAGGCGGATGACGGGAAGCAACGGGGACGTGAGCGAGCTCAAAGCGGGAGACATCGTGGTCACATGGAAAGACGGCAACGCGTCCGCCTTGTACTCGGATCCCGCGGCAGAGGAGAAGAAACAGGAGCTGGATCAGGAGGAGGAACCGGAGGAGCTACCAGCAGCTGAGCTGGAGCCTGATGTGGCAGTGAAGATGATGGAGTGA
- the si:cabz01068815.1 gene encoding solute carrier family 51 subunit beta isoform X1, producing the protein MSFNWVLLLHFKFNMFGAWILLFPLLLGARAFMIHNTQSSLCLEESASTGEVLLKNCNLDSESQQWIWTDRGMLMCVMSSRCLSALQKEPVQTLPCRGSEVDATATLWDCDRGRLISGNNSMLLSIDGWRLVLTHDSKLSKWKSLDEGDICQEKLRSRRASDDPKEFEVAEKQTGDEAAMTEEQREYLRWYYRSEDPTIWTFVLLGLAFVCLLIGFLLLGMGAMANKNRKKIAKYKAAAALSQKGEELLVMSPLRDDSSCKPSPSLDRRMTGSNGDVSELKAGDIVVTWKDGNASALYSDPAAEEKKQELDQEEEPEELPAAELEPDVAVKMME; encoded by the exons ATGTCATTTAACTGGGTACTCCTGCTGCACTTCAAATTCA ACATGTTTGGTGCTTGGATCTTATTGTTTCCTCTCCTGTTAG GGGCGAGGGCGTTCATGATCCACAACACCCAGAGCAGCTTGTGTTTGGAGGAATCGGCATCTACAGGCGAAGTCCTGCTGAAGAACTGCAACCTGGACTCCGAGTCCCAGCAGTGGATCTGGACTGATCGGGGCATGCTGATGTGTGTTATGTCATCCAGATGTCTGTCAGCCCTGCAAAAAGAGCCTGTTCAGACTCTGCCCTGCAGGGGGTCGGAGGTAGATGCGACGGCGACATTGTGGGACTGTGACAGGGGCCGGCTGATCAGCGGGAACAATTCTATGCTGCTGTCAATAGATGGCTGGCGTCTGGTTCTCACCCATGACAGCAAACTCTCAAAGTGGAAATCTCTGGATGAGGGGGACATCTGCCAGGAAAAGCTCA GATCCAGGAGGGCTTCTGATGATCCAAAAGAGTTTGAGGTTGCAGAGAAGCAGACAGGCGATGAGGCGGCCATGACCGAAGAACAGAGGGAATACCTCCGCTGGTACTATCGCAGTGAGGACC CAACCATATGGACATTTGTGCTGCTGGGACTGGCCTTCGTCTGTCTTCTGATTGGTTTTCTGCTGCTGGGAATGGGAGCCATGGCCAACAA GAACAGAAAGAAGATTGCAAAGTACAAGGCAGCTGCCGCTCTGTCTCAGAAAGGTGAGGAGCTGCTGGTAATGTCACCGCTCAGAGATGACAGCAGCTGCAAACCATCGCCATCACTTGACAGGCGGATGACGGGAAGCAACGGGGACGTGAGCGAGCTCAAAGCGGGAGACATCGTGGTCACATGGAAAGACGGCAACGCGTCCGCCTTGTACTCGGATCCCGCGGCAGAGGAGAAGAAACAGGAGCTGGATCAGGAGGAGGAACCGGAGGAGCTACCAGCAGCTGAGCTGGAGCCTGATGTGGCAGTGAAGATGATGGAGTGA